In Francisella hispaniensis FSC454, a genomic segment contains:
- a CDS encoding L-threonylcarbamoyladenylate synthase encodes MLTKDLDKIISEIIKDNVVSIPTDTVYGLSCNISKDAVAKVINLKKRDSSKGFIIISHNYEHLLKYADTTKISNQQINKISSKQTQPTTWIVPGKKDIQWLTGGKTTIAIRLVTTEIVTYICENINDAIISTSANISGEDFINDAKSITKTFDNIYVLETEVRSSQPSRIIDIISEQQYR; translated from the coding sequence ATGCTTACAAAAGATTTGGATAAAATCATCAGTGAAATAATAAAAGATAATGTTGTTAGTATTCCTACAGATACAGTATATGGCTTAAGTTGCAACATCTCTAAAGATGCAGTAGCAAAAGTTATAAACTTAAAAAAAAGAGATTCAAGTAAAGGTTTTATTATAATATCACATAATTATGAACATTTACTCAAGTATGCAGATACAACTAAAATATCTAATCAGCAAATCAATAAAATATCCTCTAAACAAACTCAACCAACTACTTGGATAGTACCAGGTAAGAAGGATATTCAATGGTTAACTGGTGGTAAAACAACTATTGCCATACGCTTAGTAACAACTGAAATAGTAACTTATATTTGTGAAAATATTAATGATGCTATTATTTCAACTAGTGCTAATATATCGGGAGAAGATTTCATCAATGATGCTAAATCGATAACTAAAACCTTTGATAATATTTATGTACTAGAAACAGAAGTTAGGTCTTCACAACCATCTAGAATTATTGATATAATTAGCGAACAGCAGTATAGATAA
- the rpsA gene encoding 30S ribosomal protein S1, whose product MSENFKELFEQSLKQTEMRIGKIIEATVVSIDKEFAMIDAGLKSESFIPVSSLKNSNGELEVAAGDRINVVLEALDNSCGETRLSRDKAKKIELWDRIEKAFENNETVLGKITNHVRGGYTMDVEGLRAFLPGSLVDTRPIKDVAHLEDKDIELKVVKIDTKRNNIVVSRKAVIEENNSGDRDAMLEKISEGSVLKGIVKNITDFGAFIDLGGVDGLLHITDISWSRISHPTDVLSIGQEIDVKVIKFDKEKQRISLGIKQLGEDPWLNIANELPVGAKLMGTVTNITDYGCFVKLKEGIEGLVHTSEMDWTNKNVNPHKAVSIGQEVEVIVLELDADNHRISLGIKQCRPNPWSEFEKNYKPGDKVTGKIRSITEFGVFIGLEGGIDGLVHISDVAWDNPAKAIKELKKGDEVEAVLVSVNTDLERIALSMKQLSEDPFKNFINIHPKGSLVTGKVTKVQDNGAVVMLDEDNNIDGFIRISEISAEHTKDVRDELSEGQEVEARIINIDAKKRSIALSIKAVDEDNSAAGKSNYKVEQMTPTTLGDLIKEQLNKK is encoded by the coding sequence ATGTCAGAAAATTTCAAAGAACTATTTGAGCAATCTCTTAAACAAACAGAGATGAGAATAGGTAAAATCATCGAAGCAACTGTAGTAAGCATAGACAAAGAATTCGCAATGATTGACGCTGGTCTTAAGTCAGAATCATTCATTCCTGTGTCTTCTCTAAAAAATAGCAATGGTGAACTAGAAGTTGCTGCTGGTGATAGAATCAACGTTGTTTTAGAAGCTCTAGATAACAGCTGCGGTGAAACTAGATTATCAAGAGATAAAGCTAAGAAAATCGAGCTTTGGGATAGAATTGAAAAAGCTTTCGAAAATAACGAAACAGTTCTTGGTAAAATCACTAATCACGTTCGTGGTGGTTACACTATGGATGTTGAAGGTTTAAGAGCATTCTTACCTGGTTCATTAGTTGACACAAGACCTATCAAAGATGTAGCTCATTTAGAAGATAAAGATATCGAGTTAAAAGTTGTTAAAATCGATACTAAGAGAAACAACATTGTTGTTTCTAGAAAAGCAGTTATCGAAGAGAACAACTCTGGTGATAGAGATGCTATGTTAGAAAAAATCTCTGAAGGTAGCGTTCTTAAAGGTATCGTTAAAAACATCACAGATTTCGGTGCATTTATCGATCTTGGCGGAGTTGATGGTCTATTACATATTACCGATATCTCTTGGAGCAGAATCAGCCACCCTACAGATGTATTATCTATAGGTCAAGAAATCGATGTTAAAGTAATCAAGTTCGACAAAGAGAAGCAAAGAATATCTTTAGGTATTAAGCAGCTTGGTGAAGATCCATGGTTAAATATTGCTAATGAACTTCCTGTAGGTGCTAAACTTATGGGTACAGTAACTAACATTACTGACTACGGTTGTTTTGTTAAGCTAAAAGAAGGTATCGAAGGTCTTGTGCATACATCTGAAATGGATTGGACTAATAAAAATGTTAACCCTCATAAAGCTGTATCTATTGGTCAAGAAGTTGAAGTTATCGTACTTGAATTAGATGCTGATAATCATAGAATATCTCTTGGTATCAAGCAATGCAGACCTAATCCTTGGAGCGAGTTTGAGAAAAACTACAAGCCAGGTGACAAAGTTACTGGTAAGATCAGATCAATTACTGAATTTGGTGTGTTTATTGGTCTTGAAGGCGGCATTGATGGTCTTGTACATATTTCAGATGTTGCATGGGATAATCCAGCTAAAGCTATCAAAGAACTTAAGAAAGGTGATGAAGTAGAAGCTGTACTAGTTTCTGTCAACACTGACCTTGAGAGAATTGCTCTTAGCATGAAGCAACTTTCTGAAGATCCATTCAAGAACTTCATAAATATCCACCCTAAAGGTTCTTTAGTAACAGGTAAAGTGACTAAAGTACAAGATAATGGTGCGGTAGTTATGCTTGACGAAGATAACAACATTGATGGTTTCATCAGAATTTCTGAAATTTCTGCTGAGCATACAAAAGATGTTCGTGATGAGTTAAGCGAGGGACAAGAAGTAGAAGCTAGAATTATCAACATTGATGCTAAGAAGAGAAGTATCGCTCTTTCTATCAAAGCTGTTGATGAAGATAACTCTGCTGCAGGTAAGTCTAACTACAAAGTAGAGCAAATGACTCCTACAACTCTTGGCGATCTAATCAAAGAACAACTAAATAAGAAGTAA
- a CDS encoding acyltransferase: MINILKYGYYALFSVVCFASSATIAFIPILIFSLAKLLIPIKRVRHLCTSAVQLSASLWVSFAILITRLFSPTKFELEQNAKLDNQGSYLIICNHKSWLDTFILMLVFHKKIAFPKFFMKFQVFFIPVLGLIAWALEFPAMKRYSKEYLKQHPEKKGEDLQKTLAYCKKLSPRPTTIVNFVEGTRFTLNKALKSNYKNLLNPKAGGIAVILKSLSDRMVGILNTTIIYDNPEQNLWDFMVRKTKKIKIKVELIPISEVPVGDYFNDDKDKHNFQLWLNKLWQNNDQYISEQSKNIY, from the coding sequence ATGATAAATATATTGAAGTATGGCTACTATGCACTATTTTCTGTAGTCTGTTTTGCATCTAGTGCTACTATTGCTTTTATACCGATACTTATTTTTTCGTTAGCTAAGCTTTTAATACCAATAAAGCGTGTGAGACATTTATGTACCTCAGCAGTACAATTATCTGCAAGTTTATGGGTAAGTTTTGCTATTTTAATAACTAGATTATTCTCTCCAACAAAATTTGAGCTTGAGCAAAATGCAAAACTTGATAATCAAGGATCTTACTTAATTATATGTAACCATAAAAGTTGGCTAGATACTTTTATATTGATGTTGGTATTTCACAAAAAAATAGCATTCCCTAAATTTTTTATGAAATTTCAGGTATTTTTTATACCAGTGTTAGGCTTGATTGCATGGGCATTAGAGTTTCCGGCAATGAAACGTTATTCAAAAGAATATTTAAAGCAACATCCAGAAAAAAAGGGTGAAGATCTACAAAAAACTCTAGCATATTGTAAAAAACTATCGCCAAGACCAACTACAATTGTAAATTTTGTTGAGGGTACTAGATTTACCTTAAACAAAGCACTAAAAAGTAACTATAAAAATCTCCTTAATCCTAAGGCAGGTGGAATAGCTGTAATTCTAAAAAGCTTATCAGATAGAATGGTAGGTATTTTAAATACAACAATAATTTATGATAATCCAGAACAAAATCTATGGGATTTTATGGTTAGAAAGACAAAGAAGATAAAAATAAAAGTCGAACTAATCCCTATATCTGAAGTCCCAGTAGGTGATTATTTTAACGATGATAAAGATAAGCATAACTTTCAACTTTGGTTGAATAAACTTTGGCAGAATAATGATCAATATATCTCAGAGCAGTCAAAAAATATTTATTAG
- a CDS encoding intracellular proliferation membrane protein RipA produces the protein MEKISHKDIQDKLWSNEDESNLSNEQYNSLLIEQYRIYVELTDRTSYRRIVINLFFLVFNLVLVGVVALAISNNINVENPPSGILVSIPYFAGLVFCYAWWKIIRFFRHHIQIKNSIVPSLERRLPSRVWLTEEHIAEEKGSFKPIRILEIYMPFIFMGIYTALFLFVEIAWLPHTLS, from the coding sequence ATGGAAAAGATTAGTCATAAAGATATACAAGATAAATTATGGAGTAATGAAGACGAAAGTAATTTATCAAATGAGCAATATAATTCACTGCTGATCGAACAGTATAGAATTTATGTTGAATTAACAGATAGAACTAGCTATAGAAGAATTGTTATTAACCTATTCTTTTTAGTTTTTAATCTTGTTCTAGTTGGAGTTGTTGCTTTAGCTATCAGTAACAATATTAATGTCGAAAATCCTCCCTCTGGTATACTTGTGAGTATTCCATATTTTGCTGGATTGGTATTTTGCTATGCGTGGTGGAAAATTATTAGGTTCTTTAGACACCACATACAAATAAAAAATAGTATTGTGCCATCACTTGAAAGACGTCTTCCTTCAAGAGTATGGTTAACAGAAGAGCACATCGCTGAGGAAAAAGGTTCGTTTAAGCCTATTAGAATATTAGAAATATATATGCCTTTTATCTTCATGGGTATTTATACAGCATTATTCTTATTTGTTGAAATTGCTTGGTTACCTCATACTTTAAGCTAG